One genomic segment of Gasterosteus aculeatus chromosome 6, fGasAcu3.hap1.1, whole genome shotgun sequence includes these proteins:
- the golga4 gene encoding golgin subfamily A member 4 isoform X3 has translation MFKKLKQKINEEQSPQRNAQSPQQAQMGSGDRRSSQTPPFHYEGSPSSSDRESTPTGGARSPRGSINGDGGASPHQREETQSFAQKLQLRVPSMESLIRGGASRAENLFRSPSKESLVRSSSRDSLTPLGESESPGAPSYDPPSDIESEAEEPPGSAESLSKEQLLHRLLRVESSLGKYRGKYSELVTTYRTVQREKEKTQIILSQSQDKALRRIGELREELQMDQQAKKHLQEEFDAALEEKDQMITVLQTQVALLKKRTKGVSDGAVPLEGGVPQSEDATSSTQSPLKEQGVELEGTEGEGNSDPTKLMEALQKRVKRQENLLQKCKEVMRTHKERSSQLGSENETLQEQLQERLQELEKMKDLHTTEKTKLITQLRDAKNLIEQLEQDKGMVIAETKRQMHETLEMKEEEVAQLRSRLHQATVQKEELQEQKEKAEKSAFEELERALGAAQRADEARKQLQVQLEERVKDVEVASEEERKSLQQELTRVKQEVVTIMKKSSEETVADLEKQHSEALAAKEEEMSVRINNAVEQCKEELSLLGKEREQQFSLALEDVELQKIAVRTEADNKVKEIRLELEVAKTRVLELESTLEKISQDGSSVSHELSGQLEELKVKHKEEIAALEEKHQEQLEKHKGTLTQQNHLALQELEEKHRVQVEILLKDKDLQLQAHVEDMNQKILEKLDAKQAELEALSAELSEALKNKQLLEGKLVAAEDAHSSAQQQHEKSFRDHMEKHKVELANIKQEHKQSLGGVKKTLKEELNALRIVLTEKEKEIKEHMLREKTLQEESNSIVQELNVKVKELEELQQHLSQSQLESGTLKESNAQLGNIAEDLHQCKKDLTDMEHRLEAAKNDQQHKEKALQELEDKLQQTKKQLSEQKKSFTAELNTKQEEGALIKKQLEDEKAALEKKMKNTVTELEDKLKSQETKMEKFKHKAKEMHESFKKKLQQTEETLKQELAKKDLELQKTEQQVQEKIVEMAQKSSHGISSAMSELQANHKEEVEKINNTHKHEIEELEHRWVEKLAQQEEELMEKHLHTLQEKAQDLEEAAQQLSRAKEQNEQVSREIKDLKEDLAIRETTVQKLQEELNGAAVKLEALSHSEALLVEQMESVERNLNQALNERNSLQDELNSTREENKENLKTLAGKLKEAEKQCKSLKGSKSKESKELQKKMEETANQLQAKEAEFQQHSVMTRNQMEHYCKEVQSRVECGSNELCQRVECRLNELKDGLLRSQKKVGNLKNVILTKSDRICTLEENLRQQTEENQKLCMSLEQMSAQVNAHAEHVEALTRDKENRSRSVEEKALQIEELSEASRVALESVKSHELHISNLETITGDLKKQLASSIEEKEEAISQLNRQYEEQRRQTEEIVGRLERERESALGEAEALRNSLSEREKTTEAQFSQNNNTITSLQARLNQLEREISEKNEALGTLTASIDNQAISKSETDQALSEKEREVGGLTSELGGLLEQLASKTRECEQLAADLERQRGIGEEEKGALAEQLQRTQAQCTQSGHAEQEMGGKLAALDEDNQKLRRQLESQREEFERMRDEVVKGKEESLKAAQETLSAESARKMSELKKKAEQKISQVKKQLTSQLEEKEQVVRALQTSLEEARGDVATGKQNTATLEEKTKTLEDALVKHKEEQEQRLEQILQNERLEKERTLEELKSSYEEKLSSLQADAALKGAESALCEIRAKLNEAEERNGGLVAEMNRLRDEICAKDGQLEEHQATIKQAQNPAGAEGAKVEQSSVQQTGSAMQAEVENHSTMQGEHDDSPGSLHSDLRQVRNEKEKIHKDFVRLQKDMRALRKEHEKDLEYMKTELLEENEKKLKLELEDMEMKHNSALKQLMREFNTQMALRETELDAAVKEAIAKAQTVEAELMSSHREEACQLRKEIGEKEDDLHRTVQKYEEVLQSREEEMGNRVWQIQKELEELQTKAHDTAEMSTEELQAQLAEKTTLLSEARLKEQGFVERIHSLEDKMKCFHRATVVTHLGSSFKEPAYNSSEPTEMEYLRKVLFEYMMGRETKTMAKVITSMLKFSPDQAQKVLDKEDSKAIPWLR, from the exons AGTACGCCTACAGGTGGCGCAAGATCTCCCAGAGGTAGCATCAACGGGGATGGAGGTGCTTCTCCTCAT cagagagaggagacgcaGTCGTTTGCCCAGAAACTGCAGTTGAGGGTTCCCTCGATGGAGTCGTTGATTCGTGGTGGCGCCAGTCGGGCAGAGAACCTGTTCCGCTCCCCCTCGAAAGAAAGCCTGGTGCGAAGCTCATCGCGGGACTCCCTGACCCCTTTGGGGGAAAGCGAGTCCCCGGGCGCCCCCTCGTACGACCCCCCGTCAGATATTGAGAGCGAGGCGGAGGAGCCGCCAGGCAGCGCAGAGTCCCTTTCCAAAGAGCAGCTGTTGCACCGCCTGCTACGAGTGGAGAGTAGCCTTGGGAAGTACAGAGGGAAGTACTCCGAG CTGGTTACTACGTACCGCACAGTTCaacgagagaaagaaaaaacgcaG ATCATCCTCAGTCAGAGTCAAGATAAAGCTCTCCGCAGGATCGGGGAGCTGCGGGAG GAGCTACAAATGGACCAGCAGGCCAAGAAGCACCTACAAGAGGAGTTTGATGCTGCGCTGGAGGAGAAGGATCAGATGATCACTGTGCTCCAAACACAG GTCGCTCTGTTAAAGAAACGAACCAAGGGCGTCTCTGACGGCGCTGTGCCACTCGAGGGGGGCGTTCCTCAATCTGAAGATGCAACCTCCTCCACACAAAGTCCTTTAAAGGAGCAAGGAGTGGAGCTTGAAGGCACTGAGG GAGAGGGCAACAGTGATCCAACCAAACTCATGGAGGCTTTGCAGAAGAGAGTGAAGAGGCAGGAAAACCTGCTGCAGAAGTGCAAAGAAGTGATGCGAACACACAAGGAGAGGAGCTCCCAGCTGGGCAGTGAGAATGAGAccctgcaggagcagctgcaggagagactgcaggagctggagaagatgAAG gATCTGCACACCACAGAGAAGACTAAGCTGATCACTCAGCTCCGCGATGCCAAGAACCTCATTGAACAGCTGGAGCAGGACAAG GGAATGGTGATTGCTGAAACAAAGAGGCAGATGCAcgagactctggaaatgaaggaagaggaggttgCACAGCTACGCTCCAGGCTGCATCAGGCTACGGTGCAGAAAGAAGAATTACAGGAGCAGAAAGAAAAGGCTGAGAAATCAG CATTTGAAGAACTCGAACGAGCGCTGGGTGCAGCTCAGAGGGCGGACGAGGCCCGAAAACAGCTGCAGGTTCAGCTGGAGGAGCGAGTGAAAGATGTTGAAGTGGCCAGTGAGGAAGAGCGGAAGAGTCTGCAGCAGGAACTCACGAGGGTCAAACAGGAGGTCGTCACCATCATGAAG AAGTCATCGGAGGAAACTGTTGCTGATTTGGAAAAACAACACAGTGAAGCTTTGGCTGCTAAAGAAGAAGAGATGAGTGTCCGAATCAACAACGCTGTG GAGCAATGCAAAGAAGAGTTGTCCCTGCTAGGGAAGGAGCGGGAACAGCAGTTCTCTCTGGCTCTGGAGGATGTGGAGTTACAGAAGATCGCTGTGAGGACAGAGGCTGATAACAAGGTGAAAGAGATACGGTTGGAGCTGGAAGTTGCAAAAACT AGAGTATTGGAGCTGGAGAGCACTCTAGAGAAGATCTCACAAGATGGATCAAGTGTCTCCCATGAACTTTCTGGTCAgttggaggagctgaaggtcAAACACAAAGAGGAAATTGCCGCGTTGGAGGAGAAGCACCAGGAGCAGCTGGAAAAGCACAAGGGCACCCTAACGCAGCAGAACCACCTCGCTCTGCAGGAGCTCGAGGAAAAACACAGGGTCCAAGTGGAGATCCTTCTCAAAGATAAAGACCTGCAGCTCCAGGCACATGTGGAAGACATGAACCAGAAAATCTTGGAGAAACTCGATGCAAAGCAGGCAGAGCTGGAGGCACTGTCAGCGGAACTTTCTGAggctttgaaaaataaacagcTCCTGGAGGGGAAGTTGGTGGCAGCTGAAGATGCTCACAGTTCAGCCCAACAGCAACACGAGAAGAGCTTTCGAGATCACATGGAAAAGCACAAGGTAGAGCTCGCGAATATCAAACAGGAGCACAAGCAGTCACTTGGCGGGGTCAAGAAAACTCTTAAGGAGGAACTTAACGCGTTGCGGATTGTTCTGActgagaaggaaaaggaaattaaagaacacatgctgagagaaaaaacactACAAGAGGAGTCAAATTCCATTGTGCAGGAATTAAATGTCAAAgtcaaggagctggaggagctgcagcaacaTTTGTCACAGTCCCAGCTAGAAAGTGGAACCCTAAAGGAATCTAACGCGCAGCTGGGTAATATTGCCGAGGATCTTCATCAGTGCAAGAAGGATTTGACCGATATGGAGCATCGCCTGGAAGCAGCAAAGAACGACCAGCAACACAAAGAAAAGGCACTTCAAGAACTAGAGGACAAATTACAACAGACCAAGAAGCAGCTGTCGGAGCAGAAGAAGTCATTTACCGCAGAACTGAACACTAAGCAGGAAGAAGGAGCTCTCATTAAGAAACAGCTGGAGGATGAGAAAGCTGCCCTcgagaaaaagatgaaaaacacaGTTACTGAGTTGGAAGATAAGCTGAAATCGCAGGAAACAAAGATGGAAAAGTTTAAACACAAGGCCAAAGAAATGCACGAGAGCTTTAAGAAAAAGCTGCAGCAGACTGAAGAGACCTTGAAGCAGGAACTGGCAAAGAAGGACCTAGAGCTTCAGAAGACCGAGCAACAAGTGCAAGAGAAAATTGTAGAGATGGCCCAAAAAAGCTCTCACGGCATCAGCAGTGCGATGTCAGAGCTGCAGGCCAACCACAAGGAAGAAGTGGAGAAGATAAACAACACACATAAGCACGAGATCGAGGAGCTGGAGCATCGCTGGGTGGAGAAGTTggcacagcaggaggaggaactaATGGAGAAACACTTGCACACACTACAGGAGAAGGCTCAGGACCTGGAGGAAGCTGCTCAGCAGCTGAGCAGAGCCAAGGAGCAGAACGAGCAGGTATCGCGCGAAATAAAGGATCTAAAGGAGGACCTGGCCATCCGAGAAACCACGGTGCAGAAGCTGCAAGAAGAGCTGAACGGAGCGGCGGTGAAGCTTGAAGCGTTGTCTCACAGTGAGGCGTTGCTCGTGGAACAGATGGAGTCGGTGGAGAGGAACCTCAACCAAGCGCTGAACGAGAGGAACTCCCTCCAAGATGAGCTCAACTCGACGCGGGAAGAGAACAAAGAGAATTTGAAGACCTTGGCGGGAAAGTTGAAGGAAGCAGAGAAGCAGTGCAAGTCGCTGAAAGGCTCCAAATCTAAGGAGAGCAAGGAATTGCAgaagaaaatggaggaaaccgcAAACCAGCTACAAGCCAAGGAAGCAGAGTTCCAACAGCATTCGGTTATGACCAGAAACCAAATGGAGCACTACTGTAAGGAGGTccagtccagagtggagtgtgGATCCAACGAACTGTGTCAACGGGTTGAATGTAGGCTGAACGAGCTGAAAGACGGACTGCTCCGGAGCCAGAAGAAGGTTGGGAACCTCAAAAACGTCATCCTCACTAAATCAGATCGAATTTGCACCTTGGAGGAGAATCTCCGCCAGCAGACGGAGGAGAACCAGAAACTATGCATGTCACTGGAACAGATGTCTGCTCAGGTAAACGCTCATGCAGAGCACGTCGAGGCCTTAACACGCGACAAAGAGAATCGCTCTCGATCTGTCGAGGAGAAAGCTCTGCAGATTGAGGAGCTGAGCGAAGCGAGCCGCGTGGCGTTGGAGAGCGTTAAAAGCCACGAGTTGCATATCAGCAACCTGGAGACTATCACTGGAGACTTGAAAAAGCAGCTCGCAAGTAGCatagaagagaaggaggaagccaTAAGTCAGCTGAATCGGCAGTATGAAGAGCAGAGACGACAGACGGAGGAGATCGTTGGGAGGttagagcgggagagagagtcTGCTTTGGGAGAGGCCGAAGCCCTCAGGAACAGTCTCTCTGAGCGCGAGAAGACGACCGAGGCCCAGTTCAGCCAGAACAACAACACTATAACATCTCTGCAGGCCCGGCTCAACCAGCTGGAGCGAGAGATCTCGGAAAAGAATGAGGCCCTGGGGACGCTGACGGCAAGTATCGACAATCAGGCCATCAGCAAGTCCGAAACGGACCAGGCGCTGAGCGAGAAGGAGCGGGAGGTCGGCGGCCTCACCTCCGAGCTCGGCGGGCTTCTCGAGCAGTTGGCCTCGAAGACCCGAGAGTGCGAGCAACTCGCCGCCGACCTCGAACGGCAGCGCGGCatcggggaggaggagaagggcgcGCTGGCGGAGCAGCTGCAGCGGACCCAGGCGCAGTGCACTCAGAGCGGTCACGCGGAGCAGGAGATGGGCGGAAAGCTCGCCGCCCTCGACGAAGACAACCAAAAGCTCAGGCGCCAGCTCGAGAGTCAAAGGGAGGAATTTGAAAGGATGAGAGATGAAGTCGTAAAGGGGAAAGAGGAAAGTCTGAAGGCGGCGCAGGAGACGTTGTCCGCAGAGAGCGCCCGGAAGATGTCGGAGCTGAAGAAGAAAGCCGAGCAGAAGATCAGTCAGGTTAAAAAGCAGCTAACCTCGCAGCTCGAGGAGAAGGAGCAAGTTGTCCGGGCTCTGCAGACCAGCCTGGAGGAAGCCAGGGGCGACGTAGCCACCGGCAAGCAAAACACAGCAACCTTGGAGGAGAAAACGAAAACACTGGAGGACGCTCTCGTCAAGCACaaggaagagcaggagcagcGACTTGAGCAGATCTTACAGAACGAGAGGCTCGAGAAAGAAAGGACTTTGGAGGAATTGAAAAGCTCTTACGAAGAAAAGTTGTCATCCCTTCAGGCAGATGCGGCGCTCAAAGGAGCCGAGTCAGCGCTGTGCGAAATCCGGGCGAAGCTGAACGAAGCAGAGGAGCGGAACGGAGGCCTGGTCGCCGAGATGAACCGCCTGAGAGACGAAATATGTGCGAAAGACGGCCAGCTTGAGGAACATCAGGCAACGATTAAGCAGGCTCAGAATCCGGCTGGAGCAGAGGGGGCGAAGGTGGAACAGAGCAGCGTGCAGCAAACCGGGAGCGCGATGCAGGCCGAGGTGGAGAACCACTCCACGATGCAAGGAGAGCACGACGATTCTCCGGGGTCCCTCCACAGCGAcctgagacaggtgaggaacgagAAGGAGAAAATTCACAAAGACTTCGTCAGGTTGCAGAAAGACATGCGGGCGCTGAGGAAGGAGCACGAAAAGGACCTCGAGTACATGAAAACCGAGTTGTTGGAGGAGAATGAGAAAAAGCTCAA ACTGGAGTTGGAGGATATGGAGATGAAGCACAACTCTGCTCTCAAGCAGTTAATGAGGGAGTTCAACACACAGATGGCTTTGAGGGAGACGGAGCTCGACGCAGCCGTGAAGGAGGCCATCG CAAAGGCCCAGactgtggaggcggagctcatGAGCAGCCACCGCGAGGAGGCCTGCCAGCTGAGGAAGGAGATCGGCGAGAAGGAGGATGATTTGCACAGAACTGTTCAGAAATATGAGGAGGTTTTACAG AGtcgagaggaggagatgggaaaCAGAGTTTGGCAGATtcagaaggagctggaggagttgCAAACAAAGGCCCACGACACTGCTGAG ATGAGTACAGAAGAACTACAG GCTCAACTAGCCGAGAAGACAACTTTGCTGAGTGAGGCTCGTCTGAAGGAGCAGGGCTTCGTCGAGAGA ATTCACTCGCTTGAGGACAAGATGAAATGTTTCCACCGGGCCACTGTTGTAACTCATCTCGGGAGCTCATTTAAAG AACCTGCATACAACAGCAGTGAGCCTACTGAGATGGAGTATCTGAGGAAGGTGCTGTTTGAATACATGATGGGGCGGGAAACCAAA ACGATGGCCAAAGTGATCACCTCCATGCTTAAGTTTTCTCCAGACCAGGCGCAAAAGGTTTTGGACAAAGAAGACTCGAAAGCGATC CCTTGGTTACGGTGA